A single genomic interval of Streptomyces graminofaciens harbors:
- a CDS encoding MFS transporter, producing MTGGFGRLWSAAVLSSFGDALRTAALPLLAVTLTDAPLLVASVTACGYLPWLVFGLFGGAVADRVDQRRAMWIVDVVRGLLVAGFAVAVALGHASIALLIALAFALTTLQTLFDNAATALLPVLVEHDALGRANARLMTGQQIAGGLIAGPVVPLLLAAGTAVPFAADALTFLLAAALVASLRTTPPAREPSPAGSTLRAEIAAGLRTLWRDRALRGLCAATALCNIGMGALIATMALLVTGWLDAGNAGYAAAMTGYTVGSLTGGALNGRLVAGVGRVRSVLLAGVVQIAALAVMGSVRSVVALVAALAVFGAMGMVWNVNSTTLMQQRAPADMLGRVSSAYRTLAVAGAPLGALLGGVVAMAWGLNTPALLAAAFLVLSVAALIPTLKVDVSVVEPDDDTTVRVPS from the coding sequence ATGACCGGGGGCTTCGGGCGACTGTGGAGCGCCGCTGTGCTCTCCAGCTTCGGAGACGCACTGCGTACGGCCGCCCTGCCGCTGCTCGCGGTCACGCTGACCGACGCACCGCTGCTCGTCGCGTCGGTCACCGCCTGCGGGTATCTGCCCTGGCTGGTCTTCGGTCTGTTCGGCGGCGCGGTCGCCGACCGGGTGGACCAGCGGCGCGCCATGTGGATCGTGGACGTGGTGCGCGGACTGCTGGTGGCGGGCTTCGCGGTGGCCGTGGCGCTCGGTCATGCCTCGATCGCCCTGCTGATCGCCCTGGCCTTCGCGCTGACCACCCTCCAGACGCTGTTCGACAACGCGGCCACGGCCCTGCTGCCCGTTCTGGTGGAACACGACGCCCTGGGCAGAGCGAACGCCCGGCTGATGACGGGGCAGCAGATCGCGGGCGGCCTGATCGCCGGGCCGGTCGTCCCGCTGCTGCTGGCCGCCGGGACGGCGGTCCCCTTCGCGGCCGACGCCCTGACCTTCCTGCTTGCCGCCGCCCTCGTGGCCTCGCTGCGCACAACCCCGCCCGCGCGTGAGCCCAGCCCCGCCGGCAGCACCCTGCGCGCGGAGATCGCCGCCGGGCTGCGCACCCTGTGGCGTGACAGGGCCCTGCGCGGACTGTGCGCCGCCACCGCGCTGTGCAACATCGGCATGGGCGCCCTCATCGCCACGATGGCGCTGCTGGTCACCGGCTGGCTGGACGCGGGCAACGCGGGATACGCGGCGGCGATGACCGGGTACACGGTCGGCAGCCTGACCGGGGGAGCGCTGAACGGGCGCCTCGTGGCCGGGGTGGGCCGCGTGCGGTCCGTGCTTCTGGCCGGGGTGGTGCAGATCGCGGCGCTGGCCGTGATGGGCTCGGTGCGCAGCGTCGTGGCACTCGTGGCGGCCCTGGCGGTTTTCGGAGCCATGGGCATGGTGTGGAACGTCAACTCCACGACCCTGATGCAGCAGCGCGCCCCCGCCGACATGCTCGGCCGCGTCAGCTCCGCCTACCGCACCCTGGCCGTGGCCGGGGCCCCGCTCGGCGCCCTCCTCGGCGGCGTGGTCGCCATGGCCTGGGGGCTCAACACGCCGGCCCTGCTCGCCGCCGCCTTCCTCGTCCTGTCCGTCGCCGCGCTGATACCGACGCTCAAGGTGGACGTATCTGTTGTCGAGCCGGACGACGACACGACGGTTCGTGTTCCGTCGTGA
- the pgi gene encoding glucose-6-phosphate isomerase, which yields MNAESRTRLNQTPEWTALAEHREQLGEVQLRELFAADPGRGAGYTLEVGDLHVDYSKHLITDETLRLLRELAAATGVFGLRDAMFRGEKINTTEDRAVLHTALRAPRDVVIEVDGENVVPGVHAVLDKMTGFAERVRSGEWTGHTGRRIKNIVNVGIGGSDLGPAMAYEVLRSFTDRDLVLRFVSNVDGADLHEAVRDLDAAETLFIIASKTFTTIETITNATSARDWLLTELKAGPEAVARHFVALSTNAEKVSDFGIDTVNMFEFWDWVGGRYSYDSAIGLSLMIAIGPDRFREMLDGFHLVDEHFRTAPAESNVPLLLGLLGIWYGNFHDAQSHAVLPYSHYLSKFTAYLQQLDMESNGKYVGRDGVPVDWQTGPVVWGTPGTNGQHAYYQLIHQGTKLIPADFIGFAEPVADLLPGLVAQHDLLMANFFAQTQALAFGKTPDEVRAEGAPEELVPHKTFKGNHPTTTILAKELTPSVLGQLIALYEHKVFVQGAVWNIDSFDQWGVELGKVLAKKVEPALTEGADVPGLDASTKALVAKYRELRGR from the coding sequence ATGAACGCAGAAAGCCGTACCAGGCTCAACCAGACGCCCGAGTGGACCGCGTTGGCCGAGCATCGGGAGCAGCTGGGTGAGGTGCAGCTGCGGGAGCTGTTCGCGGCCGACCCCGGGCGCGGCGCCGGGTACACGCTGGAGGTCGGCGATCTGCACGTCGACTACTCCAAGCACCTGATCACCGACGAGACGCTGCGGCTGCTGCGCGAGCTGGCCGCCGCGACCGGTGTGTTCGGGCTGCGGGACGCCATGTTCCGCGGCGAGAAGATCAACACCACCGAGGACCGGGCCGTGCTGCACACCGCGCTGCGCGCCCCGCGTGACGTGGTGATCGAGGTCGACGGCGAGAACGTGGTGCCGGGTGTGCACGCGGTCCTCGACAAGATGACCGGCTTCGCCGAGCGCGTCCGCTCCGGCGAGTGGACCGGTCACACCGGTCGCCGTATCAAGAACATCGTCAACGTCGGCATCGGCGGCTCCGACCTGGGCCCGGCGATGGCGTACGAGGTGCTGCGCTCCTTCACCGACCGCGACCTGGTGCTCCGCTTCGTGTCGAACGTGGACGGGGCCGACCTCCACGAGGCGGTACGGGACCTGGACGCGGCGGAGACGCTGTTCATCATCGCCTCGAAGACGTTCACGACCATCGAGACGATCACCAACGCGACCTCCGCGCGCGACTGGCTGCTCACGGAGTTGAAGGCCGGCCCCGAGGCGGTCGCCAGGCACTTCGTGGCGCTGTCGACGAACGCGGAGAAGGTGTCGGACTTCGGCATCGACACGGTCAACATGTTCGAGTTCTGGGACTGGGTCGGCGGGCGGTACTCGTACGACTCGGCGATCGGTCTGTCCCTGATGATCGCGATCGGCCCGGACCGCTTCCGGGAGATGCTCGACGGATTCCACCTGGTCGACGAGCACTTCCGCACCGCTCCCGCCGAGTCCAACGTCCCTCTGCTGCTGGGCCTGCTGGGCATCTGGTACGGCAACTTCCATGACGCGCAGTCGCACGCGGTGCTGCCGTACAGCCACTACCTGTCCAAGTTCACGGCCTACTTGCAGCAGCTGGACATGGAGTCGAACGGCAAGTACGTGGGCCGGGACGGCGTTCCGGTGGACTGGCAGACGGGGCCGGTGGTGTGGGGCACGCCGGGGACGAACGGCCAGCACGCCTACTACCAGCTCATCCACCAGGGTACGAAGCTGATTCCGGCGGACTTCATCGGCTTCGCCGAGCCGGTCGCCGATCTGCTGCCCGGGCTGGTCGCCCAGCACGATCTGCTGATGGCCAACTTCTTCGCGCAGACGCAGGCACTGGCGTTCGGCAAGACGCCGGACGAGGTGCGGGCGGAGGGGGCACCGGAGGAACTGGTGCCGCACAAGACGTTCAAGGGGAACCACCCGACGACGACGATCCTCGCGAAGGAGCTGACCCCGTCGGTGCTGGGGCAGCTGATCGCGCTCTACGAGCACAAGGTGTTCGTGCAGGGCGCCGTCTGGAACATCGACTCGTTCGACCAGTGGGGTGTGGAGCTGGGCAAGGTTCTCGCGAAGAAGGTCGAGCCCGCGCTGACGGAGGGTGCCGACGTGCCGGGGCTCGACGCGTCGACGAAGGCGCTGGTCGCCAAGTACCGGGAGCTGCGCGGGCGGTAG
- the fabG gene encoding 3-oxoacyl-ACP reductase FabG, with protein MTHATARSVLVTGGNRGIGLAIARRFAAAGDRVAVTYRGTEPPASEGFLAVRCDVRDGQQVDQAFKEAEEAHGPVTVLVANAGATQDRLLVRMTEEDFTSVIDTNLTGAFRVARRAVRGMLTAGHGRIVLLSSTAALHGAPGQTNYAAAKAGLIGFARSLTQELGPRDITCNVVAPGLTRTDMSQSLTEDQRRKLLATTPAGRLGHPDEVADAVAFLAGAGYVRGAVIPVDGGAGLGH; from the coding sequence ATGACGCACGCGACGGCCCGTTCGGTCCTCGTCACCGGAGGAAACAGAGGCATCGGACTGGCCATAGCCCGCCGTTTCGCGGCGGCGGGCGACCGGGTCGCGGTGACCTACCGCGGCACCGAACCCCCGGCCTCCGAAGGCTTCCTCGCCGTACGGTGCGATGTGCGGGACGGCCAACAGGTGGACCAGGCCTTCAAGGAGGCCGAGGAGGCGCACGGCCCGGTCACCGTCCTGGTCGCCAACGCAGGCGCCACCCAGGACCGGCTGCTGGTGCGGATGACCGAGGAGGACTTCACCTCCGTCATCGACACCAACCTCACGGGCGCCTTCCGCGTGGCCCGGCGCGCGGTGCGCGGGATGCTCACCGCGGGCCACGGCCGTATCGTGCTGCTCTCCTCCACGGCCGCCCTGCACGGCGCCCCGGGCCAGACCAACTACGCGGCGGCCAAGGCCGGCCTGATCGGCTTCGCCCGCTCCCTCACCCAGGAACTGGGCCCCCGCGACATCACCTGCAACGTCGTCGCCCCCGGCCTCACCAGAACCGACATGAGCCAGTCCCTCACCGAGGACCAGCGCCGCAAACTCCTCGCCACCACCCCGGCCGGCCGCCTGGGCCACCCCGACGAGGTCGCCGACGCGGTCGCCTTCCTCGCCGGCGCCGGCTATGTGCGCGGCGCGGTGATCCCGGTCGACGGGGGCGCCGGACTGGGCCACTGA
- a CDS encoding MFS transporter: protein MSTASRTDGRDGREDRGGRESAPASRSWPVLLVVVCAQMLIWLDTSVLNVAVTTLADPERGLGATPAELEWVASAYTLVVAGALFAGGALADRFGPRNTLIAGLALFGAASGAGAFAPDPAWLIVARAFMGAGSALLMPATLTVIVQSTPEEKRTRAIAIWSSSSGLGVAVGPVVGGALLSHFWWGSVFLVNVPIVALCLAGVLAVVPGLGGSRRRVLDLPGLAWSVLGLGGLVYGIIELGNGRTWYGPHVLLPLLLGGALLAVFVAGQRRSPTPSLDLRLFRQPGFSAGSVVLLIAFMALAGHLFYAAFYLQGPRGLSPADAGTVMIAAAIGIVLGSQASPAASRLLSARWTVASGVLATAATYFAYLWLDGDTPLWIIAALLWIQGFGMGLVGTPVTAVMMRGVPPQLAGAGSAVNSVTRQVGGTLGVAMVGSILSGVYRDRMADAELPGTAQSLTPQAEEQARTSAEAARSLADSLDLPALASAADRAFLDAMYTATFWTAVLAVVGFAVCVVGLRAREARPRNTPAREARDEQVETA, encoded by the coding sequence ATGAGCACGGCGAGCCGGACGGACGGCAGGGACGGCAGGGAGGACCGGGGCGGCAGGGAAAGCGCACCGGCGTCCCGGTCGTGGCCCGTCCTCCTGGTCGTGGTCTGCGCCCAGATGCTGATCTGGCTGGACACCTCGGTCCTCAACGTCGCCGTCACCACCCTCGCCGACCCGGAACGCGGCCTGGGCGCCACCCCCGCCGAACTGGAGTGGGTGGCCAGCGCCTACACCCTGGTCGTCGCCGGGGCCCTCTTCGCGGGCGGCGCGCTCGCCGACCGGTTCGGCCCCCGGAACACCCTGATCGCCGGTCTGGCCCTGTTCGGCGCGGCCTCCGGCGCGGGCGCGTTCGCCCCCGACCCGGCCTGGCTGATCGTGGCGCGCGCCTTCATGGGCGCGGGCAGCGCCCTGCTGATGCCCGCGACGCTGACCGTCATCGTGCAGAGCACCCCGGAGGAGAAACGCACCCGGGCCATCGCGATCTGGAGCTCGTCCAGCGGTCTCGGCGTGGCCGTCGGCCCGGTCGTGGGCGGGGCGCTGCTCAGCCACTTCTGGTGGGGCTCGGTGTTCCTGGTCAACGTGCCGATCGTGGCCCTGTGCCTGGCCGGAGTGCTGGCCGTCGTCCCCGGCCTGGGCGGTTCCCGCCGCCGGGTCCTCGACCTGCCGGGCCTCGCCTGGTCGGTCCTCGGCCTCGGCGGCCTGGTCTACGGCATCATCGAACTCGGCAACGGCCGCACCTGGTACGGCCCGCACGTCCTGCTCCCGCTGCTGCTGGGCGGCGCGCTCCTCGCCGTCTTCGTCGCCGGCCAGCGCAGGTCGCCGACGCCCAGCCTGGATCTACGGCTGTTCCGGCAGCCGGGGTTCTCGGCCGGCAGCGTGGTCCTGCTGATCGCGTTCATGGCCCTGGCCGGTCACCTGTTCTACGCGGCGTTCTATCTCCAGGGCCCCCGCGGCCTCTCCCCCGCCGACGCCGGAACCGTGATGATCGCCGCCGCGATCGGCATCGTCCTGGGCAGCCAGGCGTCCCCGGCGGCGAGCCGGCTGCTGTCGGCCCGCTGGACGGTCGCAAGCGGAGTCCTGGCCACCGCGGCCACCTACTTCGCCTATCTGTGGCTGGACGGCGACACCCCCCTGTGGATCATCGCCGCACTGCTGTGGATCCAGGGCTTCGGCATGGGCCTGGTCGGCACACCCGTCACGGCCGTGATGATGCGCGGGGTGCCACCACAGCTCGCGGGCGCCGGCTCGGCCGTCAACAGCGTCACCCGCCAGGTCGGCGGCACCCTCGGTGTGGCCATGGTCGGCTCGATCCTCTCCGGCGTCTACCGGGACCGCATGGCCGACGCCGAACTCCCAGGCACTGCACAGTCGTTGACACCGCAGGCCGAGGAACAGGCCCGCACCTCCGCCGAGGCGGCCCGCTCGCTCGCCGACTCACTCGACCTGCCCGCGCTGGCCTCGGCGGCCGACCGCGCCTTTCTCGACGCCATGTACACGGCCACGTTCTGGACCGCCGTCCTGGCCGTCGTCGGCTTCGCCGTGTGCGTCGTCGGCCTGCGCGCACGGGAGGCACGACCGCGGAACACCCCGGCGCGGGAGGCCCGGGACGAGCAGGTGGAAACCGCGTAG
- a CDS encoding class-II fumarase/aspartase family protein: MSVNAMSVGTDAGLLAPTWAGTPAAAQMTDEAWLQAMLDAEVALARAQHAVGLTPAAAVEAIASAADAERLDLVALAHAARAAANPVVALVPAFTEVVAAKDPAAAEYVHRGSTSQDILDSAAMLVARRVLDLIATDLERVAAALAALADTHRRTVLAGRTLAQHAVPTTFGLKAAGWLRLVTDALTRVRAVASALPAQLGGAAGTLAAYCEYAVLDGGVRADGGVELLAPFASALGLAEPALPWHTVRTPIAELGSVLQLVTGALGKFALDVETLSRTEIGEVSEPAAAGRGASSAMPQKRNPALATLIVSAARQVPAHALVLAQCLLAEDERPAGAWHAEWQPLREALRLAGGAAHTAVELAEGLLVHPERMRANLELTGGAIVTERLTVALAPALGKARAKKLLTAASAEAADTGRPLREVLSAHPDLSARFTPAQLSDLLDPAHYTGAADALIDRALHAYEYKATSPDAGGHANDGGTR, from the coding sequence ATGAGCGTGAACGCGATGTCCGTGGGCACCGACGCGGGCCTGCTCGCCCCCACCTGGGCGGGTACGCCGGCGGCGGCCCAGATGACCGACGAGGCCTGGCTGCAGGCCATGCTGGACGCCGAGGTGGCCCTCGCCCGGGCCCAGCACGCGGTGGGGCTGACGCCGGCCGCGGCGGTGGAGGCGATCGCCTCGGCCGCCGACGCGGAACGGCTGGACCTGGTCGCCCTGGCCCACGCGGCCCGGGCCGCGGCGAACCCGGTGGTCGCCCTCGTGCCCGCCTTCACGGAGGTGGTCGCGGCCAAGGACCCGGCCGCCGCCGAGTATGTGCACCGGGGCTCGACCAGCCAGGACATCCTCGACTCGGCGGCCATGCTGGTGGCCCGCCGGGTGCTGGACCTGATCGCCACCGACCTCGAACGCGTCGCTGCCGCCCTGGCCGCGCTGGCCGACACCCACCGCCGTACCGTCCTGGCGGGCCGCACCCTGGCCCAGCACGCGGTGCCCACCACCTTCGGCCTCAAGGCCGCGGGCTGGCTGCGGCTGGTCACCGACGCCCTGACCCGCGTACGCGCGGTTGCGTCCGCGCTCCCGGCCCAACTGGGCGGCGCGGCAGGCACGTTGGCCGCGTACTGCGAGTACGCCGTCCTGGACGGCGGCGTTCGGGCCGACGGCGGTGTCGAACTGCTCGCCCCCTTCGCTTCGGCACTCGGCCTGGCCGAACCGGCACTGCCCTGGCACACCGTACGGACCCCGATCGCCGAACTGGGCTCGGTGCTTCAGCTGGTCACCGGCGCCCTCGGCAAGTTCGCACTCGATGTGGAGACGCTGTCCCGCACCGAGATCGGCGAGGTCTCCGAGCCGGCCGCCGCCGGGCGCGGCGCCTCCTCGGCCATGCCGCAGAAGCGGAACCCGGCGCTCGCCACCCTGATCGTGTCGGCCGCCCGTCAGGTTCCCGCGCACGCCCTCGTCCTGGCCCAGTGTCTGCTCGCCGAGGACGAGCGGCCGGCCGGGGCGTGGCACGCGGAGTGGCAGCCCCTGCGGGAGGCTCTGCGGCTGGCGGGCGGGGCCGCGCACACGGCCGTGGAGCTGGCGGAGGGCCTGCTCGTCCACCCCGAGCGGATGCGCGCCAACCTCGAACTGACCGGCGGCGCGATCGTCACCGAGCGGCTCACGGTGGCGCTCGCCCCGGCGCTCGGCAAGGCCCGCGCGAAGAAGCTGCTGACCGCCGCCTCCGCCGAGGCCGCCGACACCGGACGCCCCCTGCGCGAGGTGCTGTCCGCCCACCCCGACCTGTCCGCCCGCTTCACCCCCGCCCAGCTGTCGGACCTGCTCGACCCGGCCCACTACACGGGCGCGGCGGACGCACTGATCGACCGGGCGCTGCACGCATACGAGTACAAGGCCACGAGCCCGGACGCCGGTGGCCACGCGAACGACGGAGGCACCCGATGA
- a CDS encoding FAD/NAD(P)-binding protein — translation MIGAGPRGLSVLERICANADGIARPVVVHLVDPYPPGAGAVWRTDQPVELLMNTVASQVTLFTDDSVDCAGPSVPGPSLYEWSRTLGGAADAYPARVREEARRLGPDTYPTRSFHGHYLEWVFRHLLDTAPDHDVTVRVHRATAVALDDTPDGRQTVTLRDGRRLSGMDAVVLALGHGDVTPTPQERELRAFADRHDGLAYVEPANPADTDLSTIAPGTPVALRGLGLNFFDYVALLTEGRGGTFKEGQSGLVYLPSGNEPVLYAGSRRGVPYHARGENEKGALGRHDPRFLTPEVIAGFRRRVDAGRPVDFRADLWPLIDREVRTVYYEAWIRAAQGPAAAEDFIRSCAAGEPSAPEPALLDRYAVPPADRWDWQRIERPYGDRVFTDREDFRRWLLTYLRQDVVEARLGNMNGPLKAALDALRDLRNEIRLVVDHGGVSGESYRADLDGWYTPLNAYTSIGPPAFRIEQLIALIEAEVLHIVGPGMRVRPAEREGGFLVDAEPSAEPPVLVGTLIEARLPAVDLRRSTDPLLRGLFTADRCGPYRLGGHETGGLAVTDSPPRLLDATGRAHPHRFAFGVPTEGVRWVTAVGIRPGVGSVTLEDSDAIARAALGVAEESDAAAGPETDATVAPAADTTAQPRPDATVAPAAGAAPETDAATKPEAALAAGPRPAVTATPNTAPTVQAGATATARQTSAAGSA, via the coding sequence GTGATCGGCGCCGGTCCGCGCGGCCTCTCCGTCCTGGAACGGATCTGTGCGAACGCCGACGGGATCGCGCGGCCGGTCGTGGTCCATCTCGTCGACCCGTACCCGCCCGGCGCGGGCGCGGTGTGGCGCACCGACCAGCCGGTCGAGTTGCTGATGAACACGGTCGCCTCCCAGGTGACGCTGTTCACCGACGACAGCGTCGACTGCGCGGGGCCGTCCGTGCCCGGCCCCAGCCTGTACGAATGGTCCCGCACACTCGGCGGGGCCGCCGACGCCTACCCGGCCCGGGTCCGGGAGGAGGCGCGACGGCTCGGCCCCGACACGTACCCGACCCGTTCGTTCCACGGCCACTACCTGGAGTGGGTCTTCCGCCACCTCTTAGACACCGCGCCCGACCACGACGTCACGGTCCGCGTGCACCGGGCGACCGCGGTGGCGCTGGACGACACCCCGGACGGCCGCCAGACGGTGACGCTGCGGGACGGCCGCCGGCTGTCCGGCATGGACGCCGTGGTGCTGGCCCTCGGCCACGGAGACGTGACCCCGACCCCACAGGAGCGGGAGCTGCGCGCCTTCGCCGACCGGCACGACGGCCTGGCCTACGTGGAGCCCGCCAACCCGGCCGACACCGACCTGAGCACGATCGCGCCGGGCACACCGGTCGCGCTGCGCGGCCTGGGCCTGAACTTCTTCGACTACGTGGCCCTGCTCACCGAGGGCCGCGGCGGCACGTTCAAGGAGGGCCAGTCGGGCCTGGTGTACCTGCCGAGCGGCAACGAGCCGGTGCTGTACGCCGGTTCACGGCGCGGGGTGCCGTACCACGCCCGCGGGGAGAACGAGAAGGGCGCGCTCGGCCGCCACGACCCGCGCTTCCTCACTCCCGAGGTCATAGCGGGTTTTCGGCGCCGGGTGGACGCCGGACGCCCCGTCGACTTCCGCGCCGACCTCTGGCCCCTGATCGACCGGGAGGTCCGGACCGTCTACTACGAGGCATGGATCCGGGCCGCACAAGGCCCTGCGGCCGCCGAGGATTTCATACGCTCGTGCGCCGCCGGAGAGCCGTCCGCCCCGGAGCCGGCCCTCCTCGACCGCTACGCCGTGCCACCCGCCGACCGCTGGGACTGGCAGCGGATCGAACGACCGTACGGCGACCGGGTCTTCACCGACCGGGAAGACTTCCGGCGCTGGCTCCTGACGTATCTGCGGCAGGACGTCGTCGAGGCCCGGCTCGGCAATATGAACGGGCCGCTGAAGGCCGCGCTGGACGCCCTGCGGGATCTGCGCAACGAGATACGGCTGGTCGTCGACCACGGCGGTGTCTCCGGCGAGTCGTACCGCGCCGACCTGGACGGCTGGTACACCCCGCTGAACGCGTACACCTCGATCGGCCCGCCCGCCTTCCGGATCGAGCAGCTGATCGCACTGATCGAGGCCGAGGTGCTGCACATCGTCGGCCCGGGCATGCGGGTACGGCCTGCGGAGCGCGAGGGCGGTTTCCTGGTGGACGCCGAGCCGTCGGCCGAGCCTCCGGTGCTGGTCGGCACCCTGATCGAGGCGCGGCTGCCCGCCGTCGACCTGCGGCGCAGCACCGATCCGCTGCTGCGCGGGCTGTTCACCGCCGACCGGTGCGGCCCCTACCGCCTGGGCGGTCATGAGACGGGCGGCCTCGCGGTGACCGACAGCCCACCCCGGCTGCTGGACGCGACAGGCCGCGCACACCCACACCGATTCGCCTTCGGCGTCCCGACGGAGGGCGTGCGCTGGGTGACAGCGGTAGGCATCAGACCGGGCGTCGGCTCGGTCACGCTCGAGGACTCGGACGCGATAGCCCGGGCGGCCCTCGGCGTGGCCGAGGAAAGCGATGCGGCCGCAGGCCCCGAAACGGACGCCACCGTGGCCCCGGCGGCAGACACCACCGCACAGCCGAGGCCCGACGCGACCGTGGCCCCGGCGGCAGGCGCAGCCCCCGAGACAGACGCGGCCACAAAGCCGGAGGCGGCCCTCGCCGCAGGCCCCCGACCAGCCGTCACCGCGACCCCGAACACAGCACCGACCGTCCAGGCGGGAGCCACAGCAACAGCACGTCAGACATCAGCCGCAGGGAGTGCATGA
- a CDS encoding NAD-dependent epimerase/dehydratase family protein, with protein MRILVAGATGVVGHPLVGALRARGHQVSALVRPGSRARAPEADEVVVADALDREALLSAVAAARPEVVVHQMSALRLLRDDPPGAFALTARLRTEGTAHLVEAARAAGARRLVAQSIAFAAAPAGDPVLDEDAPLYVDAPDAGWSSTVRAVAELERQVTGSGLAGVVLRYGTLYGPGTAYARTGGGTAQSVLAGRLPLPGGGSGIMSFLHVEDAVGAAVTAVESEATGIFHVTDDDPAPAAQWLPHLARVLAAPSPRTIPAALAPRLLGWFMAHQLTAAHGAANDRARTALPWKPTRPSWRDGLGQE; from the coding sequence ATGCGCATTCTTGTCGCCGGTGCCACGGGAGTGGTCGGCCATCCGCTGGTGGGTGCGCTGCGGGCGCGGGGCCATCAGGTGAGCGCGCTGGTACGTCCGGGGTCGCGGGCCCGGGCCCCGGAGGCGGACGAGGTGGTGGTCGCCGACGCCCTCGACCGCGAGGCCCTGCTGTCGGCGGTGGCGGCGGCCCGGCCCGAGGTGGTCGTCCACCAGATGTCGGCGCTGCGGCTGCTTCGCGACGATCCGCCGGGCGCGTTCGCGCTGACCGCGCGGCTGCGCACCGAGGGCACCGCCCATCTGGTGGAGGCGGCCCGCGCGGCCGGCGCCCGACGCCTGGTCGCCCAGTCCATCGCCTTCGCCGCCGCCCCGGCCGGGGATCCGGTCCTCGACGAGGACGCGCCCCTGTACGTGGACGCCCCCGACGCCGGCTGGTCCTCGACGGTACGAGCCGTCGCCGAGCTGGAACGCCAGGTCACGGGCAGCGGCCTCGCGGGCGTGGTGCTGCGGTACGGCACGCTGTACGGCCCCGGCACGGCGTACGCCCGTACCGGCGGCGGTACGGCCCAGTCGGTCCTCGCCGGACGGCTGCCGCTGCCCGGCGGCGGCTCCGGGATCATGTCGTTCCTGCACGTCGAGGACGCGGTGGGCGCGGCGGTGACGGCCGTCGAGTCGGAGGCGACCGGGATCTTCCATGTGACGGACGACGACCCGGCCCCGGCCGCCCAGTGGCTGCCCCACCTCGCCCGCGTCCTGGCCGCCCCCTCCCCCCGTACGATCCCGGCGGCCCTGGCCCCCCGACTGCTCGGCTGGTTCATGGCCCACCAGCTCACGGCGGCCCACGGCGCGGCCAACGACCGGGCCCGTACGGCGCTGCCCTGGAAGCCGACGCGACCGAGCTGGCGAGACGGGCTGGGCCAGGAGTGA